The Diospyros lotus cultivar Yz01 chromosome 11, ASM1463336v1, whole genome shotgun sequence region GAATGGattcccccttttcttttgtcCTGTACGTTAGGTTTGGGACACGGGAAGGGTTGAATGGCTGTTACCGTCGTTGGCGTAGTACACAAACTACATACAGTACTACATTAGTAAGTACTCTCGCTCGGGTAGGTTTGTACTGCAAAATAGGTACTGGGTGGGAGCttgcttttttttctttttttttctttctttctttctttttttttgctacTTCCACTCCTACAAATTTTGCTTGCTTTTAGTCAATTGCGGCTCCAGGAAGGGAAATTACGAAATTACCACTATTGTTTTCCTGGTGCTTAACTTAGATATTTTCAAgggtaaattaaaaaagaagaagaagataagtttaccaaatttttaaaaaatgataaatgtcttttttatcctttttgttAGACCAAATTGATGAGAAGAATGAACGAAAAATCTCTTATATTTCTGTATTAACACACTCCAAAGAAAATATCTAAAGCAACTATAATATCCTATTATCTTCATCCAAATTATattctgttatatatatatatatataccataaaagtgattatgaataaatttttatctttatttttaaatttataaaagatttAAACCCACCCTGTACCCACGAGAGAATATAACtgcaatgtatatatatccaaTAAAAAGTTTATCACAATCGCTTAAAGTCTATTCTCTTTACtctttttggattatttttaattttaaattttttaaaataataaaaatatgtttacttttatattttaaaaaatattttttcaaaaataataaaaaatttaaaacaataaaaaattattttacctgttttcatcacaaacaagtttaaaatttttaaaatataaaaaaataaaaagtacacatttttaataattttaaaatagatatttaaaatataaaattaaaaataaattaaaaactaaaacacgaTACAGTCAGAGATGAGCTGATGTCAATTGTGTAATTAAGACAATCTATAGGGGCACTTGGTTGCAGTTTATCCAATAGATAAAATAagaggctttttttttttttttatataaaatttaaattcttggAATCCCAATTTTCACCTGAGTCGAGTATGTATGATAGATAGCGGAGCAGGCAAAGCATCAAATGCGATGGTAAGTCAGCCCTTTATCTGAGAGCAACTGCTAATTGCCATTCACGATTCGATCGATCCATCGACTCGAGTTCTGATTCGATAATTCCAATCTGTTTTCGGATTTCTCTCGATCGATCGAGTCGTGTGCGCTGTGCTCGCCATCTCAATTCGAAGGCGAAATTCTACGAAAGTTTTTGAAAgcagagaaagaaggaagatgATGCATATGACGTTTTACTGGGGGAGGAAGGTGACGCTGTTGTTCGATTTCTGGAAGACCAGCACATGGATGGAGTACGGCTTAACCCTAGCCGCCTGCCTCCTCTTCTCTGTCTTCTACCAGTACGTGGAAGACCGGAGGCTCCGCTTCAAGAAGTTATCAATCTCCTCCTCTTCCGTCGCCGCCGCTCCCGGTGCTCCGCCATCGTCCGTCGATGATACTCCTCTTCTGGTCTCCAGCAACCGCGACCAGAAGTCCAAGCTGTTCGGCGCCGGATTCGGCGGTCGGTGGACCTCGTTAGCCGGAGCCGTGATGTTCGGGATCAACTCGGCGATCGGTTACATGCTCATGCTGGCGATCATGTCCTTCAACGGCGGCGTTTTTGTGGCTGTCGTCGTCGGCCTCGCCCTTGGCTACCTTTTCTTCCGATCTTCCGACGATGACGTGCTCGTCCTCGACAACCCTTGCGCCTGTGCTTAGAGTCTTCAGTTGATCCGTCTCGTTGGATTTCGCTGTCGTGCCTGCTTGCTTGCTTCTCTTCTTCTGTTCTTTGTCTCGCGTTCCTCACTGTGGTTGTTActgtagtagtagtagtagtagttgttgttgttgttgttgttaattaaattaattgaaaataatctGATCAAAACTTTGTAAAACTCGATGGTGATCTGATCTGAGGATTCCGCTACCTTCTGGCAGTAATCTGCAcaattctatttctattttgttttctcGTCTGGCAGCTTAAGAGAATATCAGTGCAAGGAAATTGTTTTCTTGCATGTTCTGATTGGTAAAACgaattgagaaagaaatcaCCCATTGTTATGGCTCTGGAAAATTGAGCTTGAATTCAAGAACCAACTTCTGTAGCTGCTTTTCATGATTCTTAACAATTCTCAGGCCAAATTGATTTGTAATGGCTGCATTTCATTTGCAAACCATGTTAAGAATTGGGCAATTAATTATTGAACTGCAATTGTTTACATGAGAAGAATAATAATTGGATGGGCTGTTAGGttataaattttctatttacaaATGGGTGACTCTGAATTTCAAAAGATGCTACTAACCCATCTTTTCAAATGAAATTGACAGCAATACCTTTTATCAATGATATTAATATTAGTTTTACCCATCCTTAAACTCAATATAACCAACCATGTTGGTGCTGGACAACTATTCAAGCCAAGAGTGCAAAACAAGCTTGCTCCTTGAACCAATGTAATGCCTTTGCTTTTATCTTCCCCCCATCAAGTGGTTGCTGCGATTAGTTGACGTTTGAGCCTTCCTGTTTTctgaagtgtgtgtgtgtgtgtgtgtgtgtgtgtgaacatcatcatcatcatcatcatcacagaAGCACTGATGAAATGCAACAAAGAATCAGACTCAACCAATGATCCTTCACTACTTGGTCCTCGCTGTGTTTATGACCTTTTAGATATAAAAAAACAATTTCCCTGTTACCGCAAAGGCTTGATCCCACCAATTCACTACTTCTATAATCATATATGGCTTCTTTCAAGAAAAATTGACCTAGTGCTTGAAATACACCCATTAGCCTAAGGCTCCATTTAGCATCATTgtgaaattttgttatttatgtaaaaaaaaaaaccttttgaGAATCACTTTTAAGAAAAAACAGATTAACGTTTGGAATGATCATTTGTCAAAACACTTTTATTACTGTTACACATGTTTAGCCAATAATCATAACAAAAAAATGCTTCTTTTTAACcataaaattaccaaaaaaaaaatatattaacaaaaacaTTACTTACCCAAAAAGTAAACCAAAGTTATTTATGTAGTTAGTTAGTAGTGCTATTTAATAAGTGCAATGTTTGGAATTTAAGTGTTGATTAGGGCAACTTTTTAGATAACCTAGATTAGCGtaattttgtctaaaaataaattctttttttctactcataaaaaattattgccAGCAAAAGAACATTTGCAATATTGATCAAACACTAGAAAAAgaattcatatataatataaacgCTTTTTTGGCTTTTGTCACCCAGAGAAGCGGCCCTAAGCTGTTATTAGCTCTCAAATTATTCCCACCATTGTTCATACATAAACATAGCCTTCATAACTATTCCGGCACTTTTCATGCATTGCCTTCCTGGGACGCTATCCTAGTCCGCTACCTAACTGTCTCCACACTTCCAACCAAAAATCTTCTTATTAGCATCCAAATCTGCTATCTCAAATTCCTTGCTTAAAAGGGACTTCAACCATACTCTTTGGCAGCAACTTACGATTCAATGCACATAAATTAATATGAGAATCTAGCCCCATGCCAAACTAGTTTTAACGCTTTAGGACTACTCCAGTGGAAATATTCCACACAGTAAGAGACAAACGTACTTCTAAATCAAACCTTCCCACACTAGACATGCGGTGATTCCATGTATGAATCAAGTTCAAGCAGTTTGAAGACTTTCAGATTCAATGGTAACAGAGTTAAAATGGAAATCACAACTTGGATATTAATCCATTAAAGGCTATGAATAGAGTCATGAAAGCATACAGAATCAAGAGAACCGTAGAGCAAATTTAATTCAAAGTGCTAGACGAATAAGAGAAATACCTTCATCGTTCCTCAtacaagaaaataattcatTCTCACAGTGCCGTTGTGATCACCCTATCATCCTTCGCCATTTGGAAACCAAAAACCTTGAGAGCTTCTATCTGGAATAGTAGTCAATCATGTGAGATCTGTTGGGGAAGCCTTCCAAAGCAGTCTGGAGCATGGAGCCAGCTGTGTTTACGAAAAGGGAACCATATATGGCCAAACTCCAATGTAATCACGTAAATCATATTAGACTTGTTTCGACAAGGGGATTGGAATCACAATACTGGGCGTGAAATAGTCATAGCTGTACTAGATTTCACGTTGATCCCTCTTGCGATCAGACTTCAACAGATATCAAACATTTTAGGAGTGGATAGATTGCAGGTGGAAGTACACTAACATGTCCTACTTGCTATTGAGGATCTTGAATCTTCAACGACACGAGTTCACTGTCTTGCTGTTGGCTTCTTGACTTCAAGTTTTTCGGGAGATATCTACGAATCCCTTCTGGGAACCTGAATACACATGCATATCCATCTATCTCAGTAAATGTATGCCATTTATCTCAGTAAATGTACTGTGAAAttataatatacaaataaaaaaaaaagttgaataaGAAGCAAGCCTGCATgtaaaatgtgtaaaaattttgtagacCAAAAATGACCACTAGGTGAAAAGGATTTCAGAAACTGGGGTTCAAACTGTTGTGTAATGCTGTTAGAAAATGGCtgttgccaaaaaaaaaaaaaaaataaagggcGTTGCAAATAATCAAATATGGGCCACTTTAGTGGTCTTAGTTAAAATCACGTGTACCAAAGCTAAAAAGGCCGTGGATCTCCAAAACTGACGTCTACTTTAGTTTCAGAATCTagtaaaattataccaaaaggtTAAATGATTAAGTTATTACAGAACAGTTGACCAAGTAGGTTCTTATATTAAGATATTGATTGTGGATATCAACAGACAACCCAGTATTCTAATTAAACAGTAACTATAATAACATTCATCACGTATGACTTACAGATCCAATCTTTCATAGATCACCCTCTTCACTGATGAGTTAAGGCCATAAGCTATTGAGTTGAACAGACCCTGAACAGTATTTGAGAATTCAGAAAGTTAGCCTCTAATATTAGCAAAACACATTTATAAGTATCATTCAGGGGATCACTTCAATCAGATGgagaaaaacaataaatttgttcGATGCCATTATCATCTTCAAGATCATGGTCTTACAGTCATGGACAGTGGATATAATTCAAAACAATCCATAACGATCCAATTTGGATACAACGACAACAATCACAAGACTTAATTCCCCAAGGTGGAAATCACATTGAATATAGTTTAAAATAACCCTTCATGATTCATATTGGATATAGTTCATAATAACTCATCATGATTCATTATTAACAGAAGTTCAGAAGAGAGTTTACAAAAGCGTGCTTTAAGCGCAAAGTGCACCCCAGCATGCTTGGGCCTTTTATTGTGAAAGCAACTTTAGCCGAGTGTGAATAAAAAGCACTTAAGTTGCACTTTTACCTGAGCTCTGAACCACAATAAAGCATGTTTCAGaattacagtttttttttttttatcaaacaatatgAACGGTTgtatttgtttacatttttgcaatagtgtAGCTGCTTGTATGGAATCCTTACCTAGCAAAAGCTATTATCATATCTTAGAAAGATctaaataaaagcatatataCATTTGCTTAAACAAAAAAAGACTCAGCTATATttaccaagaaaaaaataatgaaagaaacatGCAATTAGGTGTAAATTAGGGTGGTTAATTTATTcctaattgttgtaaattaggaaGTGATGATTAGTTCCAGATTGCCCTAAATTAGGGATTGAAGAATGATTCCTGATTGTTGATTGATTATAAATTAGGAATTGATTGATTGGGAATTGCTATAATTTAGGGATTGATTAACTGAGAATTGTTGTGAATTagggatgattttttttcttattcttctatcCAGTACTGTATAAATTGTGTTAATGAAATAGAATGGGGTTTTTTGCCaaacttttacaaaaaaaaaaagaaaaaagaaaggagactcaacaaaataaaaaaaataaagaaagaagtcTTAGCATATTTAGATCATTTCAATCAAGAGTTCAGACCAGTTTGTCTTTCAAGTTCCATCAAAACCAGCACCTGACCAGCTGGTTGCATGAGTATGTAAACtggtataaaatatttttgatgcTCATAAAAGtttatactctttattttatttatatgtgctTCACTTTGCTTAAGCGTGCTTTGCGCTTAAACTCTGTAGGCTTTCTACGCTTAAGTGTGCTTAGTGCTTTTCAAAACCAATGGTTTAGAATTATATAATGATCCAGACAAAATCATCTTCCTAGACATGTATCGAGCACTATACTCCAAAACCGTTGCACATGCTCCATGTGTGTAGAAGTAATGAAATGAAGAGTATTTCTCTCAACAAATTCCTTGGCAAGTAACTAACAAGGGTAAGTTTACTACCCAAAACAAAGAGCAGCTGTATCAAACTCACACTAAGAAAAATACTGATCAAAACCTTGATAATAACCAAAACATAGAACACTATCAAAACATAACCACACGTAGAAAAAAACTACTAATGAAAACAATGACATCAAACTTCAAAGAGATATAACAGTTATTCATGATTGAAGAAGTAAAATATAGAACTTATTTGCAAATGGTTGGTAGAGTTTACCATGAGAGCAGCCATCCCAACATCAAGAAATGAAAGCCAAAAGATTTTATGGCCTGGTTCAATAAAATCATGAATTCGATTGATTGTGCCAAAAGTCCATGATCCTATCAAGATGAGAGGATAATAACCCCATCGATTTAATGCCTGTAAAATTTAAGCTCAAAAAGAAAAGTTAGAGGTGCTTCGCTTAGCTTTCTTATAGCGGTGCATTCAAAGACTTAGAGATGCATACCGGTAATAGATAATAggtaaagtaaataaaaatcaaatgtCAAACTGCAAACAAATCCTAGGGCATCTACATACTGTGAGCACCATAATACAGCATTCTTTGCAGAAATACAATTTAACAAGGTTCTCTCATGCAAGGCAGTCAACAATCATCATGCAGGTAGAGAAAACCATACAGGTCTCCTGCATATGCTCTCTCTAATCACAGGAAGGTACTTGAGGCTATACCATATGAAGCCAAATACGAGTATCAGGCCTGATCCTATGGGTATGGTTTCATCATTGGGCCTCTTTCCAAATGTTATGGTGCTGGCATATGTATCCAAGAATTCAGAAACAAGTAGACAGACATGTcaatgtgaaaaaatatttggtatattattgtatgatttttttttttttttggggggggagaTTTCTACCTCGTCCAGATGATAGAAACATTTCTTTCCTATCAAATACGAGTTTCTTTCTTCTAGTTGAAATATCGTTAAAAATTAGAGAATTAAAGTGTCTGGGTATAGGGATTGAACACAGTTTCAGTAGCCTTTGCCTTCTCAAATTCAGTGGATACAGGCACACGGAGGAATAAAAATTACATTGGAGCAATAAGCAAGGTAAAAGAGAAGTgtaaaaagattttcaaagaaTTGATCTTATAATAATGCTGATCTCGTAAAACAGAAAATTCTGTGATCAAAAGCTAGCTTTAGCAGGGAGGGAAAGAAATCCTTGGATCAGAAATAGCAGAAGCACATGACAATTCAGTGACAAATCCAGACTGCTAATGCGCTATTCAGTGAGAAACATAAGTCCAAAAAGTTGAATGATATGGGGATGATGAGACATGCAAAAACAGTTAGTACAAGCTCAATTTTTATGAAGTACTTTTAAGAATAACAGCAGATCAGTAGTTCTAAATTATCAACAAAAACTATTTAACAGCATAGCACACCTTTGTATCTGCTCGTGCATCTTGTTGGTATGCACCATTTGACATGCCTACTGCCATCtgcaatttcaaatttttttcattatggCTTCAACAGATGTAGAAATGCATTTCAACAGCCAGTATAAGGGCAAAaactaaaaaggaaaatgagtaATTGAGCACATACACGCCTTGCATTGTTTAGCATGCGTATCACTTGAAAGTACGTGATGCCATTGAAAGTAATTGCACCCCAGAGTGGCACATAAAATGTTATAAAGTCAACCACCTGTAGGACAAAGAGAATACTTTCACTCCATATGAACAAAGTTATGGCATTTCCTtacatgttatatatacatCAAAGGATATTGAAATTTGaatattacttattattttaatccaaaataattaggAACATGACATGCTAAGATGCAGCTGCCAAGATTTCGAGTcagaattcaatttttattgctcaaatacTGAGAAGAGCCTTTACAGTTTTTATTTACAAGGTGCTGGAAGGTCCTTCTGAGTATCAAAGGTCCGTCTCTGGGATACTATTAGTCACTAAAATGATGAAAGGCTACCACAGGAGGTAGACAGAGACTAAAGCAACCTAGATATAGTAGAGAGGGAATATTGGCCAAGCAAGGAATTGTTTGTGTGAGTTATTCCTAAGAATCCACAAatatcctatttatagaggatcaTTATCCCATCTGCAGCAGGCACACATGCTCAAATGCTTTCAACCTTTGCAAGAAGGGTCACCTGAGCCCAAAATCTCTCCCTCAGGCTGGTTGGGGATGGAATCTCTCACGTGAAAGAAAGCAATTTCTAGAAGTGGAAACAGAGCAAGGTGGGCTGGTGCTGGGGTTTTGGTTTTTCTCACCTGGTGCCTGACTGCAATCTCCAATTAGGCCCCAAGCCCAGTTGaggtaaaaaattcaaatcacaCCCCCACACAAAATGTGAACATGGATCTCCAAACCTGTTATTGTGGCCCtaaatttgattcaatcaaatattataaatagaaaaataaatacttaacaAACAAGGCTCAACCTTTATTAGGGCAAGAATCACAAAGAAGAGAGATCAAATCTGAATGAAGTATACATATAAAGGGTATTATATGTATTACCTAGGGTGGGACAGATCAGGGTGCGTACATACCAACTTCACCTCGTCCCCAACTAGAACAATTCACAGAATGCCCAATCCTTGCCtcaaacacccccccccccccccccccccccaaaaaaaaaaaaaaaaaaaaaagggaaagaaaggaaggaaaaacgAGAAAGGGTAAAATATCCATCCCCAATTTCCTTGATGAACTATCAGCTTTGACCACCAAGCCACAAGACAGTAAATAGCCAGCCCCATAGGAGAAATCCCTCTGGAATATTCCTCTTGGAAACAAAGCAATGCTTCTTGTAAAAAGGCAAGCGCTCCCTTTATTTTGCAACTTTCAACAACACCTCATCTTCACACCAGCCATGAGGGAGGCGGTGTATGGTGCCTGGAGGATTGCTTTGAGTGTTACCAAGATGTCATGACATAACAGTCTTGTCAAAATTAGTGCAAAAGGAAGTCATTGCAAAGAGGTTCATGAAGAACTGGTGGTTGCTATAGCAACAGATCTTGAGTTGATGTATCATATCAGGTATCATGTCCCCAGGGCTCACCTGGGGCATTTGATCTTCGAATGTAGAGAGTGATCAAGACATTCTCTTCAGTCTTAGCAAAGCGCACTCATTCAACATGCCCCAGTAGCAATTAAGTACCCACGTTTTGTGTTTTGCGCACTTGCATGAGCAAGAGAAAGTGAGTAGTCGAATGTGTAACGTATGTAGAAGTACCTTTGTCTAAGCCAGCCTTCcctccaataaataaataagatagtACCAAAGAGGCTCTGAATATACACTAGAAGTGATGAATTTTGTGGTATATTTAAATGGGATTAACTTGGATAAAATTTATCAGCTAGACTTTAACAGATTTACAAGTTTTGATAATTGTAACAGCAGGATAGGATATGCTTTTGCCTCCCTTCTCTGTGTAGCAAAGGCAAGAAATTTGAGCAATAAAGTAACTGATAACGTAAACAAGAAGTATATTGGAGTTTACTATATTGAACAGAGATTTTATATACTCAGTcagtacaacaacaacaatcacaagccttaatcccactggtGGGGTTGGCTAGATGAGTTCTAGACCTCCAGTTTATATATTCAAccagtttgaaaaataaatcgaGATAAGAAATTGAGTCAGAATGTGTAGAAGCAAATTCTATGCCTTACCTACCTTTCCTGTGCGCCCCATTTGTGTCCAACACCACGTACCTAAACCACTTAAATGCCCATGGTCATTACCAAAGGAGCGTATGACTGTCATGACTAGGGAAGTTCCtgttgaaataattaaaatagctACAATAaagcatttttgaaagaaactGAAGAAACATAAGTACAAGTGAagcaataattaatttcataacaaTTCTGAAAGaagactttttttttctctctttgagGTAAAAGATAATAGCATACCCCaaacatataaatgaaaaatgggcTCCATATCTTCAACATCTGTTTTGTGTCTAACAACTGTACGATGAAGAGTAAAGGCAATACTGGTAGTCCACAGGAAAGAAGCCACACAGAAGAAATGGG contains the following coding sequences:
- the LOC127812958 gene encoding G-protein coupled receptor 1 yields the protein MATLQAVMGNLTVSDRKILMAVNTGASTLSLLGSAFIVLCYLCFKELRKFSFKLVFFLALSDMLYSFFSIVGDPSKGFFCYAQGYSTHFFCVASFLWTTSIAFTLHRTVVRHKTDVEDMEPIFHLYVWGTSLVMTVIRSFGNDHGHLSGLGTWCWTQMGRTGKVVDFITFYVPLWGAITFNGITYFQVIRMLNNARRMAVGMSNGAYQQDARADTKALNRWGYYPLILIGSWTFGTINRIHDFIEPGHKIFWLSFLDVGMAALMGLFNSIAYGLNSSVKRVIYERLDLFPEGIRRYLPKNLKSRSQQQDSELVSLKIQDPQ
- the LOC127812959 gene encoding copper transporter 5.1 encodes the protein MMHMTFYWGRKVTLLFDFWKTSTWMEYGLTLAACLLFSVFYQYVEDRRLRFKKLSISSSSVAAAPGAPPSSVDDTPLLVSSNRDQKSKLFGAGFGGRWTSLAGAVMFGINSAIGYMLMLAIMSFNGGVFVAVVVGLALGYLFFRSSDDDVLVLDNPCACA